A DNA window from Acetilactobacillus jinshanensis contains the following coding sequences:
- a CDS encoding APC family permease: protein MSHSRKINVVEAFALSLATMAPTGSMAGNTGPGAKFAGVNLPIAFLIAAVAMLLVAVGFCEMSKHISAAGSVYAYNRASLGENWGFVSGWVMQLGYTVMGVAMCALSGTYASLILKNLGVSVSPMLIGFLLVLLMWFILSHGIKLTSNFSLVTESIALTILIVLSVTVLAKGGGNGGVNLKPFVPTVGASGITQGVVYTVLCFVGFEVACTVATRTKNPKRAIPLALLLTILGGMVIFVFVSYAVVIGFGTNDVAELAKSSAPLNVLAARFISPAMAVLVDFAIFLSTFGAAVCVTNGASYMYYAMGQQGYLPKTLGKFNYSHNAPSHAVHMVCGLDVLLYMLADFTKGNANTYLYYITLGAVCMIAIYMIGCVGSFVFFKKHAEFKHSFLKHDLAPVVGFVVLAFPLLSNFYPVPAFPLNFFPYFVLAWAACGYWMSRHHVKKAHLQKVNDNSNANNNEAAN from the coding sequence ATGTCACATAGTCGTAAGATTAATGTTGTCGAAGCCTTCGCCCTTTCGTTAGCGACGATGGCCCCAACTGGTTCAATGGCCGGAAACACTGGACCGGGTGCTAAGTTTGCTGGGGTTAACTTACCGATCGCTTTCTTGATTGCTGCGGTCGCAATGCTACTGGTTGCCGTTGGTTTCTGTGAGATGTCGAAGCACATTTCAGCTGCTGGTTCTGTTTATGCATATAACAGAGCATCACTTGGTGAAAACTGGGGCTTCGTTTCCGGCTGGGTCATGCAATTAGGTTACACCGTTATGGGTGTTGCCATGTGTGCCCTATCCGGGACCTATGCTTCATTAATTCTTAAGAATTTAGGCGTCAGCGTTTCACCAATGCTAATCGGTTTCTTATTAGTTCTCTTAATGTGGTTCATTCTTAGTCATGGAATAAAATTAACCAGTAACTTCTCGTTAGTTACTGAATCAATCGCCTTGACGATTTTAATCGTTCTTAGTGTTACCGTCTTAGCTAAAGGCGGTGGCAATGGTGGCGTTAACTTAAAGCCATTCGTACCAACCGTTGGTGCTTCTGGCATCACCCAAGGTGTTGTTTACACCGTTCTTTGCTTCGTTGGTTTTGAAGTTGCCTGTACAGTTGCTACCCGTACCAAGAACCCGAAGCGTGCAATTCCATTAGCTCTGTTACTTACCATCCTTGGTGGTATGGTAATTTTCGTTTTTGTTAGTTATGCCGTTGTCATCGGCTTTGGTACTAACGACGTTGCTGAATTAGCTAAATCATCAGCACCATTAAACGTTTTGGCAGCTCGATTCATCAGCCCCGCAATGGCCGTTTTAGTTGACTTCGCTATTTTCTTAAGTACTTTTGGTGCCGCCGTTTGTGTTACTAATGGTGCTTCATACATGTACTACGCCATGGGTCAACAGGGTTACTTACCAAAGACCTTAGGTAAATTTAACTATTCTCATAACGCACCTAGTCATGCTGTCCACATGGTTTGTGGTTTAGACGTTCTATTATACATGTTGGCCGACTTTACTAAAGGTAATGCCAATACATATCTTTACTACATTACTTTAGGTGCCGTTTGCATGATCGCTATTTACATGATCGGCTGTGTTGGCTCATTCGTATTCTTTAAGAAGCACGCTGAATTCAAGCATTCATTCTTAAAGCATGACCTGGCACCAGTTGTCGGCTTCGTTGTCTTAGCATTTCCATTATTATCAAACTTCTATCCAGTTCCCGCATTTCCGTTAAACTTCTTCCCATACTTCGTTCTAGCATGGGCTGCCTGCGGTTACTGGATGAGTCGCCATCACGTCAAGAAAGCTCATCTTCAGAAGGTTAATGATAATTCAAACGCTAATAATAATGAGGCTGCGAATTGA
- a CDS encoding C40 family peptidase — translation MNVSKSVARKTMMIILMVVALLAVSLSANASHVNAASNNSKVSVNYNRNNKQDRAAKYNDNGAQVTNHQFKKVNKNQNQNVQQPQSKQFNRIFKIAKSKLGDRYVWGGNGPHVFDCSGFTKYVYQHALHKTLPRLAGDQYYNYKHVSYRHGKAGDLVFFGSSRRNITHVGMYIGHGKMIDAQLRGVVIENVKAPWWHLVGMSRPANLR, via the coding sequence ATGAATGTTAGTAAAAGTGTCGCGCGCAAAACAATGATGATCATCTTAATGGTGGTCGCTTTACTTGCGGTTTCCTTATCAGCAAACGCTAGTCACGTTAACGCCGCTTCTAACAATTCCAAAGTATCGGTTAACTATAATCGGAATAATAAACAGGATCGTGCCGCTAAGTACAATGATAATGGTGCTCAGGTTACTAATCATCAGTTCAAAAAGGTTAACAAGAACCAGAACCAAAATGTTCAGCAGCCTCAATCCAAACAGTTCAACCGCATCTTCAAGATCGCTAAATCTAAATTAGGTGATCGTTACGTATGGGGCGGTAATGGTCCTCACGTATTCGACTGCTCAGGTTTTACTAAATACGTTTATCAGCATGCTTTACACAAGACTTTACCTCGTTTAGCTGGTGACCAGTACTATAATTACAAGCATGTATCTTACCGTCATGGTAAGGCCGGTGACTTAGTATTCTTTGGTTCCAGTCGTCGTAACATTACCCACGTTGGTATGTACATTGGTCACGGTAAGATGATCGATGCCCAGTTACGTGGTGTCGTAATTGAAAACGTTAAGGCCCCATGGTGGCATTTAGTTGGTATGTCTCGTCCAGCTAACTTACGTTAA